CCATGCCGGGCGTGGGCCGCTGGTGGTGGCCGGCCGGTAGCGGCTGCCGAGCAAGGGACCGAGCAGCCCCAAGGCCAGCCCGCGCCAGAAGCCGAACCAGGGCGCCGGCGTCATGTGGCCGCGCTGAAGCGGCGGGGCGAGCGGGGTCTCGGCCTCCGCGGCGGCGGGCAGGGGTTGCGGGGCTGAGTGGGGCAGAGGGGACGAGGCCATGGCGGTGTACATCACGAATCAGTGCCGAACGACGGTTCGGCGCCGGACGAAGGAACGACCAGATCCGGACAAGCCCCGACAACGCGGCGCCGGCCTTGCCGGACGACGTCACGCCGGTCACCATGGTGCAAGCAATGGCAACGGCGGGCCGGATCGTCACGCGTCATGGGGTCGGGCCTTGTGAATTTCAAGAGGGAGCTCGGCGCCGGAAGGCAACCGCAGTTTCCCGGGAGTCCCAGGCAACAGCGGCCTCATAGCAAGCGGCGAGCCCGGCGTCGGCCACCGCCGCCAGGGCCCGCCGGGCGGGCCCGGCCCTCGCTACAATCGCGGCTTTCCTTCACCCACAAGGACGAGAAAGGCAGCCTGGTTATGACACCGCGAACTACGACTCCCGTCGTCGCCGAGGTCTAGCCGCCGCGTTGCCTTCGTTCGCCCTTCCGCCTGTCGCACCCTGCGCGGGCCCCTGACGAAAAGCGCGGTCACCCACCGCGCTTTTTTGTTGTCCTGCCTTCGACCATGATCCACATCCAGTTGCCCGACGGTTCCCAGCGCAGCTTCGAGCAGCCACCGACGGTGGCCGACGTCGCCGCGTCGATCGGCCCCGGCTTGGCCAAGGCCGCCCTCGGCGGCCGCGTCGGCACCGGCGAGTCCGCCAGGCTGGTCGACACCAGCCACCGCATCGAGCAGGACGCGACGCTCGCCATCGTCACCGAGAAGGACCCCGACGGGCTGGAGCTGATCCGCCACTCCACGGCCCACCTGCTCGCGTACGCCGTCAAGGAGCTCTTCCCCGAGGCGCAGGTGACCATCGGCCCGACGGTGGAGAACGGCTTCTATTACGACTTCGCCTACAAGCGGCCCTTCACGCCCGAGGACCTTGCGGCCATCGAGAAGAAGATGGCCGAGCTCGCGAAGAAGGACGAGCCGGTCCGCCGCCGCGTGCTGCCGCGCGACGAGGCGGTGGCGTACTTCAAGTCGCTCGGGGAGCACTACAAGGCCGAACTCATCGCCGCCATCCCGCCCGGCGAGGAGGTGTCGCTCTACCGCGAGGGTGCCTTCGAGGACCTGTGCCGCGGTCCGCACGTGCCGTCCACCGGCCGCCTGCGGCACTTCAAGCTGATGAAGGTGGCCGGCGCCTACTGGCGCGGCGACCACCGCAACGAGCAACTGCAGCGCATCTACGGCACCGCCTGGGCGACCAAGGACGAGCTGCAGCAGTACCTGCACATGCTGGAGGAGGCCGAGAAGCGCGACCACCGGCGCCTCGGCCGCGAGCTCGACCTGTTCCACCTCGACGAACACTCGCCGGGCACGGTGTTCTGGCACCCCAAGGGCTGGGCGCTGTGGCAGCAGGTGGAGCAGTACATGCGCGCCGTCTACCGCGACAACGGCTACCAGGAGGTCAAGGGTCCGCAGATCCTGGACAAGGGCCTGTGGGAGAAGACCGGCCACTGGGACAAGTACCGCGAGAACATGTTCGTCACCGAGAGCGAGAAGCGGGACTACGCGCTCAAGCCGATGAACTGCCCGGGGCACCTGCTCATCTACAAGCAGGGCATCAAGAGCTACCGCGACCTGCCGCTGCGCTACGGCGAATTCGGCCAGTGCCACCGCAACGAGCCCACCGGCGGGCTGCACGGCATCATGCGGGTGCGCGGCTTCACCCAGGACGACGGCCACATCTTCTGCACCGAGGACCAGATCCTCGACGAGTGCACCGCCTTCACCGCCCTGCTGCAGAAGGTCTACCTGGACTTCGGCTTCACCGACGTCATCTACAAGGTCGCCACGAGGCCCGAGGCGCGCATCGGCTCGGATGAGAGCTGGGACAAGGCCGAGGGCGCCCTGATGGAGAGCCTCCGGCGCTCCGGCGTCGAGTTCTCGATCGCGCCCGGCGACGGTGCCTTCTACGGGCCGAAGATCGAGTACACGTTGAAGGACGCGATCGGCCGCCAGTGGCAGGTCGGGACGATCCAGGTCGACTTCTCGATGCCGGGCCGCCTGGGCGCCGAGTACGTGGCCGAGAGCGGGGAACGCCAGGTGCCGGTGATGCTGCACCGGGCGATCGTGGGCTCGATGGAGCGCTTCATCGGCATCCTCATCGAGCAGCACGCCGGCGCGCTGCCGACGTGGCTGGCGCCGGTGCAGGTGGTGGTGGCCGGCATCACCGACGCGCAGGCGGACTATGTGGCGGACGTGCTGAAAACGCTTCTAAAACAAGGTGTTAGAGCAACGGCCGACCTGCGCAATGAGAAAATCACGTATAAAATCCGCGAGCATTCCATGCAGAAGGTTCCGTTCATCCTGGTCGTCGGCGACAAGGAGAAGGCAAGCGGGGCCGTCGCGGTGCGCGCCCGGGGCAATCAGGATCTCGGTGTGATGCCGCTGGACCAGTTCATCGAGAAGCTGTCCAGCGACATCGCCGCCAAGAGCTGAAACGTCCCTGGCGCGTTGTCGTTTTCATTTGTGTCAGGGGCGGTGCCTTCGTCTCGCTGAGAGGTCCTCACCATCGCTACCTTCCTTGACCGTCGTACGCCCAACGCGGAGCGCAAGCACCGGCTCAACCGCGAGATCATGGCGCCGCAGGTGCGCCTGAACGGGCCCGAGAACGAGCCGCTGGGCGTGGTGCCGATCCAAGAGGCATTGCGGCTCGCAGGCGAGTACGACGTCGACCTGGTGGAGATCGTGGCGCAGGCCGATCCGCCGGTGTGCCGGCTGATGGACTACGGCAAGTTCAAGTACCTGGAGCAGAAGAAGGCCGCCGAGGCCAAGGCCAAGCAGAAGATCATCGAGGTCAAGGAAGTCAAGTTCCGGCCCGGCACCGACGAAGGCGACTACCAGATCAAGCTGCGCAACCTGCGCCGCTTCATCGCGGAAGACGGCGACAAGGGCAAGGTGACGTTGCGTTACCGCGGCCGCGAGATCACGCACCAGGAGATCGGCATGCGGCTGCTGGAGCGCATCCGCGACGACCTGGCCGACGTGGCGGTGGTGGAGAACATGCCCAAGCTGGAAGGCCGGCAGATGATCATGGTGCTGGCGCCGAAGAAGCGGTAACGCCTTCGCGCCAACAGGAAACGATGCCCAGGGGTGGTCACCCCTGGGCATCGCACAGAAGCTCTTGCAGGCCGACAAGGACGCGGACACCCGCGGACGCCTGTCTCGAGCAGCAAAAAAAGGAGCAGTGATGCCCAAGATGAAGACCAAGAAGAGCGCTGCCAAGCGCTTCCGGGTGCGCCCGGGTGGCACGGTGAAGCGTGGTCACGCCTTCAAGCGCCACATCCTCACCAAGAAGACGACCAAGAACAAGCGCCAGCTTCGCGGCGCGGCCAACGTGCACGAGACCGACCTGGGCCACATCGCCGCGATGCTGCCCTTCGCTGGCCTTTGATCCCCACCTGAGACACAAGGAGAGAAAGCATGCCTCGCGTCAAACGTGGTGTCACCGCACGCGCCCGTCACAAGAAGGTGCTGGCCCTGGCCAAGGGTTACCGTGGCCGTCGCAAGAACGTCTTCCGCATCGCCAAGCAGGCGGTGATGAAGGCGGGCCAGTACGCCTACCGTGACCGCCGCACCAAGAAGCGCGTCTTCCGCCAGCTCTGGATCGCCCGCATCAACGCGGCGTCCCGTGAGCTCGGTGTGACGTACAGCAAGTTCATGGCCGGGCTGAAGAAGGCCCAGATCGACCTTGACCGCAAGGTCCTGGCCGACATGGCCGTGCACGATCCGGCCGCTTTCGGCAGCATCGTCGACAAGGTGAAGGCCCAGCTCGCGGCCTGAGTCCGCCATGCGTGCCACCCGGTTCGCCGGGCGGCACGCGACGTCGTCGGGCCTCGGCCCGGTGCGTCCCTCAAGGCCGGCACCGCAAGGGACCGGCCTTTTTCATGTCTGCCCGCGCGGGGCTGCCCGC
The sequence above is a segment of the Aquabacterium sp. J223 genome. Coding sequences within it:
- the thrS gene encoding threonine--tRNA ligase, whose product is MIHIQLPDGSQRSFEQPPTVADVAASIGPGLAKAALGGRVGTGESARLVDTSHRIEQDATLAIVTEKDPDGLELIRHSTAHLLAYAVKELFPEAQVTIGPTVENGFYYDFAYKRPFTPEDLAAIEKKMAELAKKDEPVRRRVLPRDEAVAYFKSLGEHYKAELIAAIPPGEEVSLYREGAFEDLCRGPHVPSTGRLRHFKLMKVAGAYWRGDHRNEQLQRIYGTAWATKDELQQYLHMLEEAEKRDHRRLGRELDLFHLDEHSPGTVFWHPKGWALWQQVEQYMRAVYRDNGYQEVKGPQILDKGLWEKTGHWDKYRENMFVTESEKRDYALKPMNCPGHLLIYKQGIKSYRDLPLRYGEFGQCHRNEPTGGLHGIMRVRGFTQDDGHIFCTEDQILDECTAFTALLQKVYLDFGFTDVIYKVATRPEARIGSDESWDKAEGALMESLRRSGVEFSIAPGDGAFYGPKIEYTLKDAIGRQWQVGTIQVDFSMPGRLGAEYVAESGERQVPVMLHRAIVGSMERFIGILIEQHAGALPTWLAPVQVVVAGITDAQADYVADVLKTLLKQGVRATADLRNEKITYKIREHSMQKVPFILVVGDKEKASGAVAVRARGNQDLGVMPLDQFIEKLSSDIAAKS
- the infC gene encoding translation initiation factor IF-3, yielding MATFLDRRTPNAERKHRLNREIMAPQVRLNGPENEPLGVVPIQEALRLAGEYDVDLVEIVAQADPPVCRLMDYGKFKYLEQKKAAEAKAKQKIIEVKEVKFRPGTDEGDYQIKLRNLRRFIAEDGDKGKVTLRYRGREITHQEIGMRLLERIRDDLADVAVVENMPKLEGRQMIMVLAPKKR
- the rpmI gene encoding 50S ribosomal protein L35 → MPKMKTKKSAAKRFRVRPGGTVKRGHAFKRHILTKKTTKNKRQLRGAANVHETDLGHIAAMLPFAGL
- the rplT gene encoding 50S ribosomal protein L20; the encoded protein is MPRVKRGVTARARHKKVLALAKGYRGRRKNVFRIAKQAVMKAGQYAYRDRRTKKRVFRQLWIARINAASRELGVTYSKFMAGLKKAQIDLDRKVLADMAVHDPAAFGSIVDKVKAQLAA